The Podospora pseudocomata strain CBS 415.72m chromosome 1 map unlocalized CBS415.72m_1, whole genome shotgun sequence genome has a segment encoding these proteins:
- a CDS encoding uncharacterized protein (COG:S; EggNog:ENOG503P3QB), with amino-acid sequence MADNHRRAYPPPREGPESSHYPPPPEEDEDRRRLPPVGGSGMSLPSISSYPPPPASYPPSDPRYPDRGYSADPRYQDSRSWPADPQAPSGYPPPPPDSRYPPLPSVNAPPRRYDDRPPYDDRRPYDDHRPYNDPYYGPPPHASRPPSYPPPGSDPYYRYPPGTPYPYGAPQQAPPQQQAAPRQRTSIACRYCRKRKIRCSGYQNTQNGKCTNCDKLRIDCVFQPVSSNSSAAFVPVQALPGGVPPGTPLFGAWGQPLGSTGSQGPPPQRPYPQHPPSDYPPPLNSPTAAYPPYDDREGSRRRSRPPEDDPSLRPGPPNYPPDDDPRRRSPASNHSNGTPPTGYHQYQHGVYDQDRTPTPQKPSPSGPSAPPMHPQQPPPLVAHSPPSGASTNPMSLGHLISTDERERGGPNAGIDRDMLGRLGRRS; translated from the exons ATGGCCGACAATCACAGAAGGGCGTACCCCCCGCCACGAGAGGGCCCAGAGAGCTCGCATTATCCACCGCCCCCagaggaagacgaagataGGAGGAGGCTCCCGCCAGTTGGGGGGAGCGGCATGAGCTTGCCGTCAATCTCTTcttatccaccaccaccagcttcgTACCCGCCGTCTGACCCACGCTATCCAGATCGAGGGTATTCTGCAGACCCGCGATATCAAGATTCAAGGAGTTGGCCCGCAGACCCTCAAGCACCTAGTGGAtatcctccgccacctccagACTCACGATACCCGCCCTTGCCGTCGGTGAACGCGCCGCCACGGCGTTATGATGATCGGCCGCCATACGACGACAGGAGGCCGTATGACGATCACAGACCATACAATGACCCTTACTACGGGCCGCCTCCACACGCGTCCAGGCCCCCTAGTTACCCACCCCCTGGATCTGATCCATACTACAGGTACCCGCCGGGAACTCCGTATCCCTATGGGGCTCCTCAACAGGCAccgcctcagcagcaagctgCACCAAGGCAAAGGACATCGATTGCGTGCCGCTATTGTCGAAAGAGAAAG ATTCGCTGCAGTGGTTACCAGAACACGCAAAATGGAAAGTGCACCAACTGCGACAAGCTTCGAATCGACTGCGTATTCCAGCCGGTATCTTCTAATTCCTCAGCCGCCTTCGTTCCAGTCCAGGCGCTCCCCGGAGGAGTGCCTCCCGGAACACCCCTCTTTGGAGCGTGGGGACAGCCTCTCGGTTCAACGGGCTCACAGGGACCACCTCCGCAACGGCCTTACCCGCAACACCCCCCGTCTGACTACCCGCCACCTTTGAATTCGCCCACAGCTGCGTATCCTCCATACGACGACCGGGAAGGCAgtcgccgacgaagccgcccaCCTGAAGACGATCCGAGTTTGCGACCTGGCCCTCCCAACTACCCGCCTGACGACGATCCGCGAAGACGCTCTCCCGCTTCAAACCACAGCAACGGCACTCCCCCGACGGGCTATCACCAGTATCAACACGGCGTCTACGACCAGGACAGGaccccaactcctcaaaAGCCGAGTCCCAGCGGTCCCAGTGCTCCTCCGATGCACCCtcagcagccgccgcctCTGGTGGCTCACTCACCGCCTTCTGGtgcctccaccaacccaatGAGTCTCGGACACCTTATCAGCACGGATGAGCGTGAACGAGGCGGTCCTAACGCCGGGATCGATCGCGACATGCTCGGGAGACTGGGTCGGAGATCCTAA